A genomic region of Rhizobium sp. NXC24 contains the following coding sequences:
- a CDS encoding DMT family transporter, which produces MSSSTTPPANSTTSIMTSAALAPLCTVLIWSGNTIVTKAASGVISPGSISFYRWLLAFLVLLPFVGRAAWQNRTVLKQYWLKLATLGALGMVIYQSLAYEAAKTTSAVNMGVMLALMPLLSTLLASALAGEKLTAANLAGGAISLIGLIYLTSQGHPATLLSGGFHIGDGLMIVAVLSNSLYGVMLKRWAMPISMWQQLFWQIGFSTILLIPVFLMGDISPINSANLPLVLYAAIPTSLVAPLCWMIGIQKLGAARTSLLINLLPIIVAVLAWAILHEQLYAYHAIGGALALIGVGLGLRQAKIAKGETEPGADQAAWETEEV; this is translated from the coding sequence ATGAGCAGCAGCACGACCCCTCCGGCCAATAGCACGACCTCCATCATGACGAGCGCCGCGCTCGCGCCGCTTTGCACCGTCCTCATCTGGTCCGGCAATACCATCGTCACCAAGGCAGCATCCGGCGTCATCTCGCCCGGCTCGATCTCCTTCTATCGCTGGCTGTTGGCCTTTCTCGTTCTCCTGCCCTTCGTTGGCCGGGCCGCGTGGCAGAACCGTACCGTCCTCAAGCAATATTGGCTGAAGCTCGCCACCCTTGGCGCACTCGGGATGGTCATCTATCAGAGCCTTGCCTATGAGGCCGCCAAGACCACCTCGGCGGTCAACATGGGCGTCATGCTGGCACTGATGCCGCTGCTGTCGACGCTGCTTGCCAGTGCACTCGCCGGCGAAAAGCTGACGGCTGCCAACCTCGCAGGCGGAGCCATCTCACTGATCGGCTTGATTTATCTGACATCCCAGGGGCATCCGGCGACCCTACTGAGTGGCGGCTTCCATATCGGCGACGGCCTCATGATCGTTGCTGTACTGTCAAATTCGCTCTATGGCGTGATGTTGAAACGCTGGGCGATGCCAATTTCCATGTGGCAGCAATTATTCTGGCAGATCGGCTTTTCGACCATTCTGTTGATTCCGGTTTTCCTGATGGGCGACATCTCGCCGATCAACTCGGCCAATCTGCCGCTGGTCCTCTATGCGGCCATTCCGACATCGCTGGTCGCACCGCTCTGCTGGATGATCGGCATCCAGAAACTTGGAGCCGCCCGCACCTCACTGCTCATCAATCTCCTGCCGATCATCGTGGCGGTCCTCGCCTGGGCGATCCTGCACGAGCAGCTATACGCCTATCATGCTATTGGCGGCGCGCTCGCTCTCATCGGCGTCGGACTTGGCCTCCGGCAGGCGAAGATCGCCAAGGGCGAGACAGAGCCGGGCGCGGATCAGGCTGCTTGGGAGACGGAAGAAGTCTGA
- a CDS encoding GntR family transcriptional regulator: MRIALEPVSSRTTIQEGVYQQLRNALMAGNFDPGQTLTIASLAETFGTSNMPVREALRRLAAENALEVAPNGSARIPIVTLARLDDLCRARIAVEGLAAELGIPRLTTTDIETLERIAAEQHAIGRSSNVYELMARNQQFHFTIYRASGSEVLLLLIETLWLRFGPYMRMLSTSVEPLMRSGEIDPAGPHFPIIEALKAGDFARARDGVVSDIRRTHEILRDYCPATEDEPHAKRPASVLRR, translated from the coding sequence GTGCGCATAGCCTTGGAACCGGTGTCTTCGAGAACGACCATCCAGGAGGGCGTTTATCAACAGTTGCGCAACGCGCTGATGGCCGGCAATTTCGATCCCGGCCAGACGCTGACCATCGCCTCGCTGGCCGAAACATTCGGCACCAGCAACATGCCCGTGCGCGAAGCCTTGCGGAGGCTTGCGGCGGAAAATGCGCTGGAGGTCGCGCCGAATGGCTCTGCCCGTATACCAATCGTGACGCTTGCCCGCCTCGATGATCTCTGCCGCGCCCGCATCGCCGTCGAAGGACTGGCCGCCGAGCTTGGCATTCCCAGGTTGACGACCACCGACATTGAGACATTGGAGCGCATCGCCGCCGAACAGCACGCCATCGGCCGCAGCAGCAATGTCTACGAACTCATGGCGAGGAACCAGCAGTTCCATTTCACCATCTACCGCGCCTCCGGTTCGGAGGTGCTGCTGCTACTGATCGAAACCCTGTGGCTGCGTTTCGGCCCCTACATGCGAATGTTGTCGACCTCCGTCGAGCCGCTGATGCGCAGCGGCGAGATCGATCCCGCAGGTCCGCATTTCCCGATCATCGAAGCGCTAAAGGCCGGCGATTTCGCCCGCGCCCGGGATGGCGTCGTCTCTGATATCCGTCGCACCCATGAGATCCTGCGCGATTATTGCCCTGCGACGGAAGATGAACCCCACGCCAAGAGACCGGCCTCAGTGCTGCGGCGGTGA